One Rhinoderma darwinii isolate aRhiDar2 chromosome 6, aRhiDar2.hap1, whole genome shotgun sequence DNA window includes the following coding sequences:
- the CMKLR2 gene encoding chemerin-like receptor 2 isoform X4 → MGDRGRSGDGASRKRPYIYTKQLMFLKDIMEMRTTTDNLEDTAEETEVGESREEPPAPNILPPSPEPTPQEPAPGQSAGAVASPAEERPMRARSRRVRAPQPSTSAQVDTRVLEYLRRAADEDGNDAFGRSIVPLLRLVPMDRMGRLQASIVTLIDASRPPHNPNICFTAIEQWHSSYMAATTPQVPAQFHPVPQMARPHPYMRPMAPHIPGPAFHPQHQHHYAGEEQPTQLQVQHSGAEMQAYASPGQQYQHLGVCWWQ, encoded by the exons atgggtgacaggggacgcagcggagatggtgcATCTCGCAAACGCCCGTATATCTACACTAAGCAgctcatgttcttgaaggacatcatggagatgcgcac aaccaccgacaatttggaggacaccgcagaggagactgagGTGGGCGAGTCTCGGGAAGAACCTcctgctcccaatatcctgccacccagcccagagccgacaccccaggagcccgcacctggccagtcagcaggggccgtcgcctctccagcaGAGGAGCGCCCCATGCGTGCCCGCAGTCGCCGTGTCCGTGCtccacagccctccacatctgcccaggtAGATACTCGTGTCCTCGAGTATCTTAGGCGAGCCGCTGATGAGGACGGGAATGATGCGTTTGGACGAAGCATCGTTCCCCTCCTACGACTggtgcccatggaccgtatgggccgtctgcaggcgtcgatagtcacattgatcgacgcctccagaccgccccacaatccaaatatctgcttcacggccatagagCAATGGCACAGTTCCTACATggcggccaccacgccccaggtgcctgcccaattccaccctgtcccccagaTGGCACGGCCCCAtccgtacatgcgccctatggctccccacattCCTGGCCCAGCATTCCAcccccaacatcagcaccactatgctggcgaggaacaacctacccagctccaggtccagcatagtggtgctgaaatgcaggcgtatgCCTCCCCGGGCCAACAATACCAACACTTAGGAGTGTGTTGGTGGCAATAG